The proteins below are encoded in one region of Stieleria sp. JC731:
- a CDS encoding DUF4082 domain-containing protein has product MMSKFCSAAVTVLCVVFSFHNCYADLIVTGPPGDFTTAGPTTNNTYGYTFRVGASDVSLTQLGYFDDFGDGLAASHEVGLWTAGGDLLRSSTVPSGAVSPLEEFYRMVDVNPITLSANETYVIGAQVFGDRYLQNSTVPINGISSLVSSIGNGIGGGLGRIGLGAGLNFPSGTSASNRYGLNANATITAIPEPSSLFLLASVGAIVGVRRFRGAKCNR; this is encoded by the coding sequence ATGATGTCAAAGTTTTGCTCTGCGGCCGTCACCGTGTTATGTGTCGTTTTCTCGTTTCACAATTGTTATGCCGATCTGATTGTGACCGGGCCACCGGGCGATTTTACGACGGCAGGTCCAACGACGAACAACACCTACGGATACACGTTTAGGGTAGGTGCGTCCGACGTTTCACTGACTCAGTTGGGTTACTTCGACGATTTTGGCGATGGCCTCGCTGCAAGCCACGAGGTTGGATTGTGGACAGCGGGTGGAGATTTGCTGCGTAGCTCCACTGTTCCTTCGGGAGCTGTTTCCCCACTTGAAGAGTTTTACCGAATGGTCGATGTCAATCCCATCACGTTGTCAGCGAATGAGACGTACGTCATCGGCGCACAGGTATTTGGGGACCGGTATCTTCAAAATTCCACTGTCCCAATCAATGGGATCTCGTCTTTGGTCTCATCAATTGGCAATGGGATCGGCGGTGGGCTTGGGCGAATCGGATTGGGGGCGGGGCTGAACTTCCCGTCTGGAACCTCTGCATCAAATCGTTATGGACTCAATGCAAACGCCACGATTACTGCAATTCCAGAACCGTCTTCACTTTTCTTGCTTGCTTCTGTTGGTGCGATCGTTGGTGTCAGGCGTTTCCGTGGTGCTAAATGCAATAGATGA